Below is a genomic region from Deltaproteobacteria bacterium.
GGCCAATATAATAGCGGCTGCCGGCCACATTTAAATAAAACTTTCCCTGCTGCGAGTCTTCCTCCACAAATCTCGCCAGCTGGTAATATGCCGGCCGCAGGAATCTAGCTGGCAGTCTCTGGGGGAAAACTTTGCAGTATAGTACATTGTCCTTGCCCTGCCAGAGCGTCGTCGGATCCAGAACCTGCGGTTCTTCGAGATGTTTGACAAACAAGAGAATCTCCTCGAGCCCCTTGCCGTCTTTTTTCGTTTCACCTTCCACTCTAGTTATCACCACCGGAGTATC
It encodes:
- a CDS encoding DUF1285 domain-containing protein, with protein sequence MTTEVKMNGPGEKGGPSFAGGLAPCQIFIDQQGDWYHKGNLMFRQDIVSLLCEHLRRDEASGLFIIRLGGQECYLEVEDTPVVITRVEGETKKDGKGLEEILLFVKHLEEPQVLDPTTLWQGKDNVLYCKVFPQRLPARFLRPAYYQLARFVEEDSQQGKFYLNVAGSRYYIGRS